A region from the uncultured Bacteroides sp. genome encodes:
- the recO gene encoding DNA repair protein RecO — protein sequence MLQKTIGIVLHVLKYSDSSNIVEMYTEHLGRVAYLVSASRAKKANVKTILFQPLAIIEFEADYRSTANLHRIKEAKLFFSFATIPYDPYKSAIVLFLEEFLYKAVREEVENKSLFDYLRYSIAWLDEQKEGYANFHLVFLMRLSRFLGLYPNLEDYHEGDYFDLQNACFVSSRPQQHTSYIEPEESYRLIRLMRMNYETMHLFAMNRAERMRCLIIIIDFYRLHLPDFPALKSLGVLQELFD from the coding sequence ATGTTGCAGAAAACGATCGGAATTGTTCTTCATGTTCTAAAGTACAGTGATTCGTCTAATATAGTAGAGATGTATACTGAACATTTGGGCCGGGTGGCATACCTTGTTTCGGCTTCTCGTGCAAAAAAAGCAAATGTGAAAACTATTCTGTTTCAGCCCTTGGCCATTATTGAGTTTGAAGCTGATTATCGTTCCACGGCTAATCTGCATCGGATTAAGGAGGCGAAGCTATTTTTCTCTTTTGCAACAATACCCTACGATCCTTATAAATCGGCCATCGTTCTTTTTTTAGAAGAGTTTCTTTATAAAGCTGTTCGCGAAGAAGTTGAAAATAAATCCTTGTTTGACTATTTACGATATTCTATAGCATGGCTTGATGAACAAAAAGAAGGCTATGCTAATTTTCATTTGGTTTTTCTGATGCGTCTTTCTCGTTTCTTAGGCTTATATCCGAATTTGGAAGATTATCATGAAGGTGATTATTTCGACTTGCAGAATGCTTGTTTTGTCTCATCTCGTCCCCAGCAACACACTTCTTACATTGAGCCGGAAGAATCTTACCGACTTATCAGACTTATGCGCATGAATTATGAAACAATGCATCTCTTTGCAATGAATAGAGCAGAGAGAATGCGTTGTCTCATAATAATTATTGATTTTTATAGGCTTCACTTACCTGATTTCCCCGCACTAAAGTCTTTAGGAGTATTGCAAGAGCTGTTTGACTGA
- a CDS encoding FtsW/RodA/SpoVE family cell cycle protein produces MDLIKNIFKGDKVIWIIFLCLCLISIVEVFSAASTLTYKSGDHWAPITQHSVILMVGVVVVVLMHNIPYKWFQVFPVFLIPLSVCLLAFVSLMGVVTGDRINGASRWMTFFGVQFQPSELAKMAVIIAVSFILSKKQDGEGANPKAFKYIMLITGTICLLIAPENLSTAMLLFGVVVLMMFIGRVAMKKLAMLFGTLALAGGLVVAIVFIAPQNSELPFLHRLGTWKSRIINFADKEEVPAAKFDIDKDGQIAHARIAIATSNLIGKAPGNSIQRDFLSQAFSDFIFAIIIEELGLVGGAFVVILYIWLLVRAGRIAKRCERTFPAFLIMGIALMLVSQAILNMMVAVGLFPVTGQPLPLISKGGTSTLINCAYVGMILSISRYTARLEEEKEINDKIQMEIISPSEEAAEPTSELLNSDTEFEEEVD; encoded by the coding sequence ATGGATTTAATAAAAAACATATTTAAGGGAGACAAGGTTATATGGATTATATTCTTATGCCTATGCCTTATTTCTATTGTCGAGGTCTTTAGTGCTGCAAGTACTCTTACCTACAAAAGCGGTGATCATTGGGCACCCATAACACAACATTCTGTAATTCTAATGGTAGGAGTCGTAGTAGTAGTACTGATGCACAATATACCCTACAAATGGTTTCAAGTGTTCCCTGTATTCCTTATTCCACTATCCGTTTGTTTGTTAGCTTTTGTTTCTTTAATGGGAGTAGTTACAGGAGATCGCATAAATGGTGCATCACGCTGGATGACCTTCTTTGGAGTACAGTTTCAACCTTCCGAATTGGCTAAGATGGCGGTCATAATTGCAGTTTCTTTTATTCTCTCTAAGAAACAAGATGGCGAAGGAGCCAATCCGAAAGCCTTCAAATATATTATGCTGATAACGGGAACAATTTGTCTGCTTATCGCTCCTGAAAATTTATCTACCGCCATGTTGCTCTTTGGAGTTGTGGTGTTAATGATGTTCATTGGTCGAGTTGCTATGAAAAAACTGGCTATGCTGTTTGGTACTCTTGCCTTAGCCGGAGGGTTGGTAGTAGCAATTGTATTCATTGCCCCCCAAAACAGCGAGTTGCCTTTCTTACATCGTTTAGGCACATGGAAGAGTAGAATTATTAATTTCGCAGATAAAGAAGAGGTCCCCGCAGCAAAATTTGATATAGATAAAGATGGACAGATAGCGCATGCGCGTATTGCTATAGCAACAAGCAATTTGATTGGCAAAGCCCCTGGAAATTCCATTCAGCGCGACTTTCTGAGCCAAGCTTTTTCTGATTTTATCTTTGCTATTATAATTGAAGAGCTCGGATTAGTAGGTGGCGCATTCGTTGTGATACTATACATTTGGCTACTGGTAAGAGCGGGACGCATAGCGAAAAGATGCGAAAGAACATTCCCCGCATTCTTAATAATGGGTATTGCTTTAATGCTTGTATCGCAAGCCATATTAAATATGATGGTAGCCGTAGGACTATTCCCTGTCACAGGACAGCCCTTACCGTTAATTAGCAAAGGAGGAACCAGTACGCTCATCAATTGCGCTTATGTTGGTATGATTCTCAGCATTAGCCGATATACAGCTCGCCTTGAAGAAGAAAAAGAAATAAATGATAAAATTCAAATGGAGATTATCTCTCCATCCGAAGAAGCAGCAGAACCAACCTCTGAGTTGCTTAACAGTGATACTGAATTTGAAGAAGAAGTAGACTAA
- the murG gene encoding undecaprenyldiphospho-muramoylpentapeptide beta-N-acetylglucosaminyltransferase has product MKKEIKVIISGGGTGGHIFPAISIANAIKEQHPEAKFLFVGAEGRMEMQRVPDAGYQIIGLPVVGFDRKHLLKNFSVLIKLAKSQWKARSIIKAFKPDVAVGVGGYASGPTLKTAGMMGIPTLIQEQNSYAGVTNKLLAKKAQKICVAYEGMEKFFPSNKIIITGNPVRQALLDHTINREEAIKSFNLTPDKKTILILGGSLGARTINQCMIEHLKEVKTSDVQFIWQTGKIYFEQAKKAVDNTGEIENLYITDFIKDMAHAYAAADLVISRAGAGSISEFCLLGKPVILVPSPNVAEDHQTKNAMALVNKQAAIYVKDADATKELLTRALKTVSKDQLLKNLSEHISKLALPDSANIIAREVYKLAIKN; this is encoded by the coding sequence ATGAAGAAAGAAATAAAGGTAATCATAAGTGGCGGTGGAACAGGCGGACATATTTTCCCGGCTATTTCCATTGCAAACGCCATAAAAGAGCAACATCCGGAAGCTAAGTTTCTTTTTGTAGGTGCAGAAGGTAGAATGGAGATGCAACGTGTGCCCGATGCCGGATACCAAATAATAGGCCTCCCGGTAGTGGGATTCGACAGAAAACACTTGTTGAAAAACTTCTCTGTGCTTATAAAATTGGCCAAAAGCCAATGGAAAGCACGTAGTATCATCAAAGCCTTCAAGCCAGATGTAGCTGTAGGAGTTGGCGGATACGCAAGTGGCCCTACGCTAAAAACAGCAGGTATGATGGGTATACCGACCTTGATACAAGAGCAAAATTCGTATGCCGGAGTAACCAATAAACTTCTGGCCAAAAAGGCGCAAAAAATATGTGTAGCTTATGAGGGAATGGAAAAATTCTTTCCTTCCAATAAAATTATAATAACGGGAAACCCGGTGCGACAAGCTCTACTCGATCATACAATTAATAGGGAAGAAGCTATAAAATCGTTTAACCTCACTCCTGATAAAAAAACAATACTCATTTTGGGTGGTAGTTTGGGGGCACGCACTATTAATCAATGCATGATAGAACATCTTAAAGAGGTTAAAACATCCGATGTGCAATTTATATGGCAAACAGGAAAAATCTATTTTGAACAGGCTAAAAAAGCAGTCGACAACACCGGAGAGATAGAGAACTTATATATAACAGACTTCATCAAAGATATGGCTCATGCTTATGCAGCAGCCGATTTGGTCATTTCACGTGCAGGCGCAGGTTCTATATCAGAATTCTGTTTACTCGGGAAACCGGTTATTTTGGTTCCATCGCCCAACGTAGCCGAAGACCATCAGACAAAAAACGCAATGGCATTGGTCAACAAACAAGCCGCAATCTATGTAAAAGATGCTGATGCCACTAAAGAATTGCTAACAAGAGCACTAAAAACCGTTAGCAAAGATCAACTCTTAAAGAATTTAAGTGAGCATATTAGCAAATTAGCATTGCCGGACTCAGCAAATATAATTGCCCGTGAAGTATACAAATTGGCGATAAAAAATTAA
- the rpsT gene encoding 30S ribosomal protein S20, with the protein MANHKSSIKRIRQEEKRRFHNRYYGKTMRNAVRKLRSTTDMAEAVAMFPVVTKTIDKLAKVNIIHKNKANNLKSRLAIYINKLA; encoded by the coding sequence ATGGCAAATCACAAATCATCAATCAAAAGGATCAGACAAGAAGAAAAAAGAAGATTCCACAACAGATATTATGGTAAAACCATGAGAAATGCTGTTAGAAAACTTCGTTCGACTACTGACATGGCAGAGGCAGTTGCAATGTTTCCTGTTGTCACTAAGACAATAGATAAATTAGCTAAAGTGAATATTATTCACAAAAATAAGGCTAATAATCTGAAGTCCAGATTGGCAATTTACATCAATAAGCTTGCTTAA
- the murC gene encoding UDP-N-acetylmuramate--L-alanine ligase — protein sequence MNIETIKSVYFVGAGGIGMSALIRYFLSKGLFVAGYDRTPSKLTEQLIEEGAQIHYEENVALIPEKCMDKTSTLVVLTPAISPEHAELTFFRLNGFEIQKRAQVLGFITHSSKGLCVAGTHGKTTTSAMTAHLLHQSHVECTAFLGGISKNYGTNLLLSQKSPYTVIEADEFDRSFHWLSPYMSVITATDPDHLDIYGTAEAYLESFEKYTTLIQPGGCLIIRKGIALKPKVQNGVKIYSYSKEEGDFHAENIRIGNGEIFIDFIAPDCRINDIQLGVPISINIENGVAAMALAHLNGVNTEEIKRGMASFLGVERRFDFKIKNDKIVFLSDYAHHPSEIKQSVTSIRELYNNKKITAIFQPHLYTRTRDFYKDFAESLSLLDEVILVDIYPARELPIPGITSQLIYDNLRAGIEKSMCKKEEILNVLRDKDIEVLITLGAGDIDNYVPAIEQMLKDR from the coding sequence ATGAATATAGAAACCATAAAATCAGTCTATTTTGTCGGCGCCGGTGGCATAGGGATGAGTGCCCTTATACGCTACTTCCTTTCGAAAGGGCTATTTGTAGCCGGCTATGACCGTACCCCAAGCAAACTGACCGAACAACTTATAGAAGAAGGCGCACAAATACATTACGAAGAGAATGTTGCCCTAATCCCCGAAAAATGCATGGATAAAACTAGCACATTAGTTGTGCTGACTCCTGCCATTTCGCCAGAGCATGCTGAGTTAACTTTCTTTCGCCTCAATGGATTTGAGATTCAGAAACGTGCCCAAGTACTGGGATTCATCACCCATTCAAGCAAAGGGCTTTGTGTAGCAGGTACACATGGAAAAACAACAACATCGGCCATGACTGCTCACCTTTTACATCAATCTCACGTAGAATGCACAGCTTTTTTAGGCGGAATTTCCAAAAATTATGGAACAAACTTACTTCTCTCACAAAAAAGTCCATATACAGTTATTGAAGCCGATGAATTTGATCGTTCATTCCATTGGTTATCACCTTATATGTCTGTAATTACAGCTACAGATCCCGATCATTTAGACATCTATGGAACAGCAGAAGCTTATCTCGAAAGCTTCGAAAAATACACAACCCTGATACAACCGGGCGGTTGCCTCATCATTCGCAAAGGTATAGCCCTAAAACCGAAAGTACAAAATGGAGTAAAAATCTATTCTTATTCTAAAGAAGAGGGCGATTTCCATGCAGAAAATATTCGTATTGGCAATGGCGAGATTTTTATCGATTTCATTGCCCCCGATTGCCGCATCAACGATATTCAGCTGGGAGTACCTATCAGTATCAATATAGAAAATGGTGTCGCTGCCATGGCCCTTGCTCATCTAAACGGAGTAAATACTGAAGAAATTAAACGTGGCATGGCCAGTTTTCTGGGAGTCGAACGACGATTTGACTTCAAAATAAAGAACGACAAGATTGTATTTCTAAGTGATTACGCACATCATCCCTCGGAGATTAAGCAAAGCGTTACTTCCATACGTGAACTGTACAACAATAAAAAAATAACCGCAATCTTTCAACCACACCTATACACCCGCACTCGAGATTTTTATAAAGATTTTGCTGAGAGTCTTTCCTTATTAGACGAAGTCATCTTAGTTGATATTTATCCGGCTCGTGAATTACCTATACCCGGAATAACAAGTCAGCTTATTTATGACAACCTCAGAGCCGGCATTGAAAAGAGCATGTGCAAAAAAGAAGAAATATTGAATGTTTTAAGAGATAAAGACATTGAAGTATTAATTACGCTTGGTGCGGGAGATATAGATAATTATGTTCCTGCCATCGAACAAATGCTTAAAGACCGATGA
- the ftsA gene encoding cell division protein FtsA, with protein MSKTDFIVAIELGSSKITGIAGRKNSDGSIQILAYAKEDSSSFIRKGVIYNLDKTAQSLTSVINTLEGELNSPIGKVYVGIGGQSLRTVKNVIGRDLKEDTIISQELIDSICDENLSIPLIDLDILDVAPQEYKIGNNLQADPVGIAANHIEGRFLNIIARASIKKNLERCFEQAKIEIADICIAPLTTAGVVLTEGEKRSGCALVDFGADTTTISIYKNNILRFLTVLPLGGNAITHDITSLQLEEEDAEKLKIKYGNALYEGENEENKNATCQTEDGRSFELQVLNDIVEARAEEIIANVWNQIQLSGYDDKLLSGIVITGGASNLKNLDEAFQKKCKTEKVKIAKFIRNAVYASEEVIKKDGTLNTALGLLFAGEENCCLQESQIAPKEAVAINVPPKDFFAEDENLKQQAEEAKAAKKIKDEEERQKRVEEKKKREEEKKNKPSWISRTFDKLSNEIFSDEDMK; from the coding sequence GTGTCAAAAACAGATTTTATTGTCGCTATCGAACTGGGTTCTTCAAAAATAACAGGCATAGCCGGTAGGAAGAACAGTGACGGAAGCATCCAGATTTTGGCTTATGCCAAAGAAGACTCATCTTCTTTCATAAGAAAAGGAGTCATCTATAACCTGGACAAAACCGCCCAAAGTCTGACATCCGTCATTAATACGTTGGAAGGCGAACTAAATAGCCCTATAGGAAAAGTATATGTAGGTATTGGAGGACAATCTCTGCGAACAGTGAAAAACGTTATTGGCAGAGATCTGAAAGAAGATACAATTATATCTCAGGAACTGATAGACTCTATTTGCGATGAGAATCTGTCCATTCCATTAATTGACTTGGATATTTTGGATGTTGCTCCTCAAGAATACAAAATAGGTAATAACTTACAGGCAGACCCTGTAGGAATTGCGGCTAACCACATAGAGGGGAGGTTTCTAAACATTATAGCCCGTGCATCTATTAAAAAGAATCTAGAACGATGCTTTGAACAAGCAAAAATTGAGATTGCAGATATTTGCATAGCACCTCTAACAACAGCCGGAGTTGTATTAACCGAAGGGGAAAAACGTTCCGGCTGCGCATTAGTTGACTTCGGTGCCGATACCACAACCATTTCCATTTATAAAAACAATATCCTTCGCTTCCTGACTGTGCTTCCATTGGGAGGAAACGCTATTACACATGATATTACTTCACTACAACTGGAAGAAGAAGACGCCGAGAAGCTGAAAATAAAGTATGGAAATGCTCTTTATGAAGGGGAGAATGAAGAAAATAAAAACGCCACGTGCCAAACAGAAGATGGACGAAGCTTTGAATTGCAAGTGCTGAACGACATCGTTGAAGCCCGCGCAGAAGAGATCATTGCCAATGTATGGAATCAAATCCAACTCTCGGGATATGACGACAAGCTACTTTCGGGTATTGTTATTACAGGGGGGGCATCCAATCTCAAGAACTTAGATGAAGCGTTCCAGAAAAAGTGCAAAACAGAGAAGGTAAAAATAGCCAAATTCATTCGTAACGCAGTATATGCTTCTGAAGAAGTTATAAAAAAAGACGGAACTCTCAATACCGCTCTTGGGCTACTTTTTGCCGGAGAAGAAAACTGCTGCCTACAAGAAAGCCAAATAGCTCCTAAAGAAGCTGTTGCAATAAACGTACCTCCCAAAGATTTCTTCGCTGAGGATGAAAATTTAAAGCAACAAGCAGAAGAAGCTAAAGCTGCAAAGAAAATAAAAGACGAAGAAGAAAGACAGAAAAGAGTTGAGGAGAAAAAGAAAAGAGAGGAAGAAAAGAAAAACAAGCCCAGTTGGATATCAAGGACTTTTGACAAACTCTCGAATGAGATATTCTCTGATGAAGATATGAAATAA
- the murD gene encoding UDP-N-acetylmuramoyl-L-alanine--D-glutamate ligase, which produces MKRIVVLGAGESGTGAAILAKTKGFDTFVSDMSVIKDKYKELLTSHSIAWEEGEHTEELILNADEIIKSPGIANDAPIILKLRAQGTPIISEIEFAGRYTNAQMICITGSNGKTTTTSLIYHIFKSAGLNVGLAGNIGKSLALQVAEDNHDYYIIELSSFQLDNMYNFRANIAVLMNITPDHLDRYDHNMQKYIDAKFRIAQNQTPEDAFIFWNDDPIIKQELNKHGIHAHLYPFSAVKENNAIAYVEDKEVIINEPIAFNMEQEKLALTGTHNLYNSLAAGISANLAGITKEHIRKALSDFKGVEHRLEKVARVRGIDFINDSKATNVNSCWYALQSMTTKTILILGGKDKGNDYTEIENLVREKCNGLVYLGLHNEKLHDFFDRMGLPVADVQSMEKAVNAAYNMAKKGETVLLSPCCASFDLFTSYEDRGEQFKRYVRNL; this is translated from the coding sequence ATGAAAAGAATTGTAGTGTTGGGAGCTGGAGAAAGCGGTACAGGTGCCGCCATACTTGCTAAAACAAAAGGCTTTGATACATTTGTGTCGGACATGTCTGTTATTAAAGATAAGTATAAAGAACTTCTCACTAGCCATAGCATTGCTTGGGAAGAAGGAGAACATACAGAAGAACTCATATTGAATGCAGATGAAATTATTAAAAGCCCGGGCATAGCAAATGACGCCCCCATTATTCTAAAACTTAGAGCACAAGGAACACCGATCATTTCTGAAATAGAATTTGCCGGACGATACACTAATGCCCAAATGATTTGTATTACCGGAAGTAACGGAAAGACCACCACAACCAGTCTTATCTATCATATATTTAAGAGCGCAGGACTGAATGTCGGACTGGCCGGCAATATAGGGAAAAGTCTGGCACTACAGGTAGCAGAAGATAATCACGATTATTACATCATAGAGCTAAGCAGTTTTCAATTAGACAATATGTATAATTTCCGTGCTAACATAGCTGTACTAATGAATATTACCCCGGACCATTTGGATCGTTACGATCACAATATGCAGAAATACATTGATGCCAAATTCAGAATCGCACAGAATCAGACACCTGAAGACGCCTTTATTTTCTGGAATGACGACCCTATAATCAAACAAGAGCTTAACAAACATGGAATTCATGCTCATTTATATCCTTTCTCTGCAGTAAAAGAGAATAATGCCATAGCCTATGTTGAAGATAAAGAAGTGATCATAAATGAGCCTATCGCTTTTAATATGGAACAAGAAAAACTTGCATTAACAGGCACGCATAACCTATATAATTCTCTGGCAGCAGGCATTTCTGCAAATCTGGCAGGAATCACCAAAGAACATATTCGCAAAGCTTTATCCGATTTCAAAGGTGTAGAACATCGATTGGAAAAAGTGGCACGGGTGCGAGGCATTGATTTCATAAACGATTCGAAAGCAACAAACGTCAATTCCTGCTGGTATGCTTTGCAAAGTATGACTACTAAAACGATACTTATATTAGGAGGCAAAGACAAGGGAAATGATTATACGGAAATAGAAAATTTAGTAAGGGAGAAGTGCAACGGACTGGTTTATCTCGGTTTGCACAACGAAAAGTTACATGATTTTTTCGATCGAATGGGTCTACCTGTAGCAGATGTGCAAAGTATGGAAAAAGCAGTAAATGCCGCTTACAATATGGCAAAAAAAGGAGAGACAGTGCTATTATCGCCATGCTGTGCCAGCTTTGACCTCTTTACCAGCTATGAAGATCGCGGCGAACAATTCAAAAGATATGTCCGCAATCTGTAA
- a CDS encoding cell division protein FtsQ/DivIB, whose product MIKRILLSLVLLLVIAYLVVAVTTFNREPSNLICSDMELIIKDTVNAGFITKQEITDLLKQKGIYPVGENMERIRTKILEEELDKHPLIDKTECYKTPSGRLCIEITQRVPVLQIMSNNGDEYYIDNKGTIIPPEAKCIAHLAIVTGYVEKSFAMRDLHKFGVFLQQNEFWNAQIEQINVLPGHEIELIPRVGNHIVYLGKIDNFEEKLSRLKIFYEKALNRVGWNKYSRISMEFNNQIICTKNNTAHIQ is encoded by the coding sequence ATGATAAAAAGAATTCTACTGTCACTTGTCTTACTGCTTGTTATAGCCTACCTCGTCGTAGCAGTAACAACTTTTAATAGAGAACCATCAAATTTGATTTGCAGTGACATGGAATTAATTATAAAAGATACAGTCAATGCCGGATTCATAACCAAACAGGAAATAACAGATCTATTGAAACAAAAAGGCATCTATCCGGTAGGGGAAAACATGGAGCGCATACGCACCAAAATATTGGAAGAAGAGCTGGATAAACACCCGCTTATTGATAAAACGGAATGTTACAAAACACCTAGCGGCAGACTGTGTATTGAAATTACTCAAAGAGTACCCGTACTGCAAATAATGAGTAACAATGGCGATGAATATTATATTGATAATAAAGGAACCATCATACCACCTGAAGCAAAATGCATCGCACATTTAGCTATTGTAACAGGATATGTAGAAAAATCATTTGCAATGAGGGATTTACATAAGTTTGGTGTATTTTTGCAGCAGAATGAGTTCTGGAATGCTCAAATAGAGCAAATTAATGTTTTACCTGGACACGAAATTGAACTGATTCCCCGTGTAGGCAATCATATTGTATACCTTGGTAAAATAGATAATTTTGAAGAAAAGCTCTCTCGATTAAAGATCTTTTACGAAAAAGCACTTAATAGAGTAGGTTGGAATAAATATTCTCGTATAAGTATGGAATTTAATAATCAGATTATTTGTACAAAGAATAATACAGCACACATTCAATGA
- a CDS encoding GatB/YqeY domain-containing protein, producing MDLFEKVSEDIKTAMKAKDKVALETLRNIKKVFIEAKTAPGANDTLADADALKIMQKLVKQGKDSADIYTQQNRQDLADGELAQVKIIEAYLPKQLSEEELEASLKGIIAEAGATDAKDMGKVMGIASKKLAGLAEGRAISAKVKELLG from the coding sequence ATGGATTTATTCGAGAAAGTCAGCGAAGACATTAAAACCGCAATGAAGGCAAAAGATAAAGTAGCACTTGAAACATTGAGAAACATAAAAAAGGTCTTTATTGAAGCAAAAACGGCTCCGGGAGCAAATGATACTTTAGCAGATGCAGACGCACTGAAAATTATGCAAAAGCTGGTAAAACAAGGCAAAGATTCTGCCGATATATACACACAACAAAACCGACAGGATTTAGCAGACGGAGAACTTGCACAAGTAAAAATCATAGAAGCTTATCTGCCTAAACAACTAAGCGAAGAAGAACTTGAAGCAAGCCTAAAAGGAATCATAGCCGAAGCAGGTGCTACAGACGCCAAGGATATGGGCAAAGTAATGGGAATAGCGTCAAAGAAATTAGCAGGACTGGCAGAAGGTCGTGCCATCTCTGCAAAGGTAAAAGAACTGCTCGGATAA
- the ftsZ gene encoding cell division protein FtsZ yields MDEIVQFDFPTDSPKIIKVIGVGGGGGNAVNHMYKEGIHDVTFVLCNTDNQALAESPVPIKLQLGRSITQGLGAGNRPDRARDAAEESIEDIEALLNDGTKMVFITAGMGGGTGTGAAPVIARIAKEMDILTVGIVTIPFIFEGEKKIIQALDGVERIAQHVDALLVINNERLREIYSDLTFMNAFGKADDTLSIAAKSIAEIITMRGTVNLDFADVKTILKDGGVAIMSTGFGEGESRVTKAIDDALHSPLLNNNDIFNAKKVMLNVSFCNNSELMMEEMNEIHEFMSKFREGVEVIWGVAMDNALDKKIKITVLATGFGVEDVPGMDSVLERRSQEEEERQLLIEEEKEKNKERIRKAYGESASGMGSRNIRKRRHIYLFTPEDLDNDDIVSVVEDSPAYLRDKTTLSKIKAKAEIDEEETQEVTEDNGIITF; encoded by the coding sequence ATGGACGAAATAGTACAATTCGATTTTCCGACCGATTCACCTAAAATCATTAAGGTGATAGGTGTTGGCGGTGGTGGTGGCAATGCTGTTAACCACATGTATAAAGAAGGCATACATGACGTAACATTCGTACTATGCAATACAGACAACCAGGCACTTGCGGAATCTCCCGTACCGATAAAGTTGCAACTGGGACGTTCCATAACACAAGGGTTGGGGGCAGGCAACCGACCTGATCGAGCTCGCGACGCAGCCGAAGAAAGTATAGAAGATATTGAAGCGCTGCTAAACGACGGAACCAAAATGGTATTTATTACTGCCGGAATGGGCGGTGGCACCGGAACAGGAGCAGCTCCTGTGATAGCCCGTATAGCCAAAGAAATGGATATTCTTACGGTAGGAATAGTCACGATACCATTCATCTTTGAAGGTGAAAAGAAAATAATCCAGGCACTTGACGGCGTAGAACGTATTGCCCAACATGTTGACGCACTATTGGTCATCAATAACGAACGTTTAAGAGAAATCTACTCTGACCTGACCTTTATGAATGCTTTTGGAAAAGCAGACGATACACTATCAATTGCAGCCAAAAGCATTGCCGAAATAATCACTATGCGCGGTACGGTTAATCTTGACTTTGCCGACGTAAAGACCATCCTTAAAGATGGAGGAGTAGCCATCATGAGTACCGGATTCGGTGAAGGTGAAAGCAGAGTAACGAAAGCTATCGACGATGCGCTACATTCTCCTTTGCTCAATAACAATGACATCTTTAATGCCAAGAAAGTGATGCTCAACGTATCCTTCTGCAATAATTCGGAATTAATGATGGAGGAGATGAATGAAATTCACGAATTCATGAGTAAGTTCCGCGAAGGAGTGGAGGTTATCTGGGGGGTAGCAATGGACAACGCACTTGACAAAAAAATAAAAATCACTGTATTAGCTACCGGATTTGGCGTAGAAGATGTTCCGGGTATGGACAGTGTTTTAGAAAGACGCAGCCAGGAAGAAGAAGAACGTCAATTATTGATTGAGGAAGAGAAAGAAAAGAATAAAGAGCGCATTCGTAAGGCCTATGGCGAAAGTGCCAGCGGCATGGGCAGCAGAAACATACGCAAACGTAGACATATATACCTCTTCACACCAGAAGATTTGGATAATGACGATATTGTTTCAGTAGTAGAAGATTCTCCGGCGTATCTGCGAGATAAAACCACTTTAAGCAAGATTAAAGCTAAGGCAGAAATCGATGAAGAGGAAACGCAAGAAGTAACAGAAGACAACGGAATCATTACATTTTAA